TGCTTAATGCAGAGCACTGCCTTGCTCCACTGCTGCCGTTTCAGTGTAGCAGCTTTCACTCAACATGGAGGCAAGGAGAGGAAAATTTGGTAGAAATAAACAGCTAGATGTAAAACCCTCCGATGGGTCTAGCATGGTTACATTTTAGTATATGTCTTCTTTGCATCACATAATCACATCCAAAGAGCCTACATAACCAATGTCTAGGGTGGCTGTGGAAATGCTGTGTATCCTGAGCATTGCCATAATGCTTAATCTGAGTCAGAGTCTGTAGATTCTCTGCAGGGAGAGACCGAACTGCCATCTCATGAGTGCATACCGTACAAATCTGGTCAGAAGGAAGCAACTATCATCGCTGGGTTTTAACCAAGCTTGAATCTATAAGAAAATGATTTTATCAAGTAACATTAATAATGTTCATAATTTATAAGGTGTTTGCAGTCTGTGAGGTACTTTATTATTAGCACCATTTtacaggagtggggaggaggaaatggggCAGAGAATGTACATGTTTTGTCCAAGGCCACTGAGCAAAGGAGCATCTGcaccaggattagaactcagggaGCTGAAGTTTCCTGGCCTttgctcatggaggtggattgtTATTTAACTGTCTTCCTTCCTGACACCTGTCTTGCTGTTGCCCCTGCTCTTCAGAGCTACCAAGTCTCACTCACTTGGGAAGGTAACTCAGGCCTCATCTAATCTGGAGATTTTCCCTGATTTTAGCTAGCGTGGGGCTGGATGTGACTCTCAGCACTAATGTTCCCCTCTGtgggcagggtggagggaggaCCTTGGAAAGTTGAGAGTAACCCCTAGTGTAGAAAGGCCTGGCCAATATATGCACAGGAGAAGCTTACCCCAGTAGAAGTAATGGTGGTGCCTATCTTCACTAGGGATTGCAGGAACACTAATGGCTGTAATTGGGGGCAATCCCTCGCCAAGGCTTGAATCACATGGGGTTCACTTTAAGGCAGTTTTTAAAGTTTCTCCCTCATgatcagggccagcgcttccatttaggcaacctaggcgattgcctagggcactaggatttgggggggtggcattttgccatcctcagcagcaattcggcggcggggggtccttccgcgctctgggtcttcggtggcaattctgcagcgggtccttcactcgctccaagacccgctgccaaagtgccccgaagaccaggagccgtggaaggacccccccaccgcagaattgccaccaatgaccgggagcgcggaaggacctctgcctagggcaccaaaaaccctggcgccgctcctgctcatGATGGACTTTGCTAGGTGCCTTTCACAATTAAGacatttaaaatctttttcaTCATGTGCTGGGCATCTTTCTCATTTAAATTTTCCAGGTTGAGACAAAGCCCCTGTTGCAATTTAACAGATCCAAGGAAATTGATTTCACTGAGGATGAAAATATCCCCTCGACATTCTTGCAAGCCTTATCTAGTTAAGTTTCCCTTCCCTCTTGTGTCTTTTCCAAGCCCTCCTCAGTTTCAATTCTTTAGAAGGGAGTCTTCTCCCTGCCATGTGACATTCATTTTAAGGGAGTGCCCTTGTTCCTGATGAGAAAGGATTGTGCTGTGTTCCTGTTTCAACCAGGCTTTTAAAGTCTCACATAGCACGTACACATAGACACATGAGCAAAATCCTTCATCACCCAGAGCAGAATCACTGCTGAATTCCTCCTAATGAGTGAGGCTTGTAGGTctggaggaagagaggaaaaaaattcaaGCAGACCCGCATGCCTCCCTCCCCTGGTCTTAGACTGGAACTCAGGATACTGGTCTCCATTCCCAGGTGTGTCAAAGGCTTCCTGTTTGATTttgcacaagtcacttaatctcttcgCCTTTTAGTTTTCCCAGCAATAAAATGGGatacaggagtgttgtgaggataggTCCTTAAATGTCTGGGAGCACTTAGCTACTTCAGTGAGGGAGCCATCTAGGTATCTGGACTAATGGAAACATTCCCAGATACGTATCTAATAGAAATTGATGGTGATTGATACatcggggggtggggaaagacaaCAGTCAAGAACTCACTGATTCAGATTACTGTACTGGGGAAAGCAAGCAACTCTGTATTTGCTTCCTCCCTACTTCCTTACTCTCTTCCAGCTGCTCATAGATTTTCATAGCTTTTGAggacagaaaggaccattagatctctagtctgacctcctatgtatCCCAGGCTattaaatttcactcagttacaaataattgggctcagtacaggcaTGTTTGTCTAAAGCAGATCTTCCAAAAAAGGCATCCATTCTTGATCTGAAGATATCAAGAGACTTTGTATTTCGTTCCAGtaatcactctcactgttaaaaatttgtgtttAACTTGatttttgtctggcttcagcttccagctatttgttcttgttttgcttttctcTGTTAAAGAACCTTTTAGTACCCAGGATTTTCTCTCTGCGAAGGTAATCAAATCACCTCACAGTCCTCTTTTTGATAACTAAACAGATCGAACTCGTTAGCTCTCACTGTAAGGCCTTTATCTCTGGTCCTCAAATCATTTTTTGGCTCTTTTCCATACCCTCTagatttttcaacatccttttaaaaatatggacaccagaacttgACATAGTACTCCAGTACTGGTCTCACCAatcccaaatacagaagtaaaattatCTCCTACAACTCACTACTCATTTCCTTTTAGACCTTATGTCTTTTCTTCACTTACAGTTTTTCCTTAGAACAAATTCGCTATAACTGTTCATCTTTAGAAAATGTTTCCATTCATTCCCTACACcaacaaatctctctctttttttctttctggacACCTGTGGTACTACTCCCAAGGCAttaatttaagcatgtgcataagtctttggAGGATAAGGGCCTTATTTAAGTTCTGATTTGGCTTTGAGATACAGACCGATACTTATGCCTGCTTGGAGTCCAGTTGAAGTGATTAGGGTTATGCATGAGTCTGTCCAAGTAGATCCAATTGCATTTGCAGGATAGGGGTGGATGGTCTTTGTCTTCTCTCCCATCCATTCCAATTTCCTGAGTCTTCTTGATTTAaagaaacttgagtcctgctctCCCTCCAGCTCAGAGTGAGATAAGAACCTTGGCTCGGATCAATTGGATAAGGAACATAAAGTGATGGTTTTCATTCTTCACTATGTTTTGGCAGATTCAAGCTGTCAGTTTGCAACAGGGGCAGGATCTCAGTTGGGGTTTGTTTGAGATTTTTTAAGTGGTATCTCagcaaatcacacacacaaaatcttacATCaccataacaacaacaataaaaaccccaaaccaaaccccCCAGCTTTGAAAAAGAATCCACAGCCTGACAGTCTCCCTTCCTCAGGGGGTTAGCTTTTCCATCTGTAGTGGTTTGGTTGGTGTGTTTTTGTTATGGGATGAAGATTCATTGCTGGATGTGCTATTTCATTTCATGGCCTATGTGCGCTTAAACCTGGCGCCAGGTGCCTGACAGATTGGAACAAAGGCCACTCCCTTCAGCCTTTAGGTTTCAGAGAGTTgcagccgggttagtctgtatttgcaaaaagaacaggcgtacttgtggcaccttagagactaacaaatgtatttgagcataaactttagtgggctaaaacccacttcatccgatgcatgcagtggctgtagcccatgaaagcttatgctcaaataaatctgaataaattaaataaaataaataaatttgttcgtctctaaggtgccacatgtactcctgttccCTTCAGCCTGACAGCTCTCCGGGGGACAGGGACTGTGTCCCCCAATTTGTCCCTACAGCACCGAGCACCGGCAGGAGAAGCCATGACATTGATCTCTGCCCAGCGAACGAAGCACCCCACAGTACAAAACCCGCCAGCGGCTTTGTCTCTGACCCACCCTGACTGACACGACGCGGACCCCGCAGCTCTGCATGCAAACGTGCCCGCGTTCCCGCCCCGCTGCTCAGGACCCAGCCGGGCCGAACAGGTGGGTGCAGGGCGCGGGCCGCGGCGGCGGCTCCTTTAAGGGCGGGTTTCCTGCGGCGGCCGGAGAGTCACAGCGGATCGCGGCGGGGAGCCGCGTCACGTGAGCTCAGTCTTGTGACCGGCCCGAGCGCTGGGAGCCGCCGCGGCCGCGGGCgcgttgctgctgctgccgctgctgtcTGGGGGCGCCTGGGCTCCGGTCCCCCCGCGGATGCGCTGGGGGCGGCTGGCTTGGCCGAGAGCCCCTCTCTAGCGGCGCGCTCCTCCCTCCGGCCGCGGGGCGGCACAGGGAAAGTTGGGCGCCGCTTCCTCTCCCCGCGGGGTCCGTGCGCTGCTCCCCGCCGCGTCCCAGCATGGATAACAAGCCTCTTCTGCAGGAGCGGCCCCCCGCCTACACCCCGGCCTCGCAGGGGGGCGACTACGGACAGAGCAACTACGGGGCCATCCCCCCTCCTCAGCCGGGCTTCCAGCCTCCTCCGCCCTACCCCTACCCCagcgctgctgctgccgccgcccctGCAGGTGGGTCGCTGGCCGGGCCGGGGGGCGAGGCCCGGGGCCGGGCGCTTCTGCAAAGGGCCCTGTTTTAAGTCTTAGGCGGCGTGCCCCTGGCTCTGCtccgggaggggtggggatgggagagtAAAACAAACTTTGCAGAACTTTGCGAGGTGCAGTGTGCAAGCCCCGCAGTGGGCTTGGTGTGTAGCTGTAATccggctgggagggggagtgtgtgtgtgtataaggggaggggggagtcttTCTAGTGGCTGTTGCCGTGTGTAAATGAAAAACTAGCATGGAAAGGGGAAATGTGTTACTAAAGCCTTGCGAGCAAATAcattctccctcttcctttcctcccaccGCCAATGAAATCAGTCATCATAAGTCCGGGAATTGCTGTGCTCCAGAAGTCAAAGCAACTCCATAGAAGCCTTTCTCTCGTCTGCTGGACTTAAAAGTCGAACAAAAACTCTTCTGTTGAAGTCGAGTTAAATATCCTACATGGCCATGCCAATAGAAGGGCTGTGGCGCTCTGGTTGCTAGAGACACTAGGTCTCTTGGAAAAAGTTTTGTGGCCTGTCAAACCAAAACCTAGGTGCTGGTGTGTGAAACCATGGTGTTGCGTTGTAGCAGGAGAAATTCACAGTCACTTTGCTAGACAGCTGTGTGCCACTTCCCTGTAAAAAACGTATGTCACTTTGCCCTCAGTGGCTTGGTTAATACTCAAGCTGGAGTAGAAAACAAGTTGGTCAAGAGTGCCGATATTAGAAAAGCTCCTCCCTTTCTTCCCACTTAAGACTGTTTGTAGGGTGCAATGTGCTCCTTTTTATTTACCTAGCTGTATTTGTGTTCTGCTGTCACTAACAACTGAGATACTGTACTGCCATTATTTTGAAGGGGGATGGAATTATCAGGACTTCATACAGAGATGCACATATTAGCACTTGGTGTTTGACTTCCTCTTCCCAAAGCTACAATTTACCATGCACACATTCTCCCTGCTCCTCTGATTAAATGTGGTGTTTTCTAACGTAAATTCACTATTAGGTTCTGAAATCTCTCTGGAACTGAGTGTAACCCATTCTATTGACTATGAAATTAGTATGACTTGGATCTAGTTAAAGAAACAAAACTAGACTATTGACAGTTTCTCAGTGGAAATTCCGTTCCTCCCCCCTCCAACATTTGAAGAAAAACTAGTGCATCAAGTAAGTACTTAACCCCAGATCCTGTAAAGACTCGAGCATATACCGTACTTCATGCATTGTGAGTAGTCTcaagtgacttcaatggaactattcaccgtgcataaagttaagcacgtgcctTTAGGCTTGAGACCATAGATATTTGATTACCGTTTGCTTAGTAAGTCAGAGCACACTCACCCACAAAACCCCCAAGAattatttttgacttttttttactaGTACACTTTATGGATTTCCTGTGATTCCTTAAATTAAATCTGATTCTGTACTTATTCATTAGGAAATTCCCCAAAACATCACAACTTGGATGATGTAAGGAGCCTCATCTTCTGATGTCATAATAGCACAGTTTCTCTATTTGGCAGGCTATGTCATTGCGTAGTCTCTTGCTAAACAACAAGCTTGTAATTGTTGTCATTGCATTTCTGAGGCTTATGTCATAACGATTTATAAACAGTTTGCTTTCTAAATACAGTTGTTAGAACACGCACAAGCTTGCTGGCCAGGTTGGGTCTTCCAAGcaatttcatttttcagttttcaagatGTCTCATCCATTTCTTTACCTCTACCTCTTTCTCTCCACTCCTGCTTTTGTATGTTAGTCATGGTTTAACTAATGTGGAAATTTTCAGGCTGGTAGCCAGAGAAACACTGCATCCTGTCTCCCCCAGTTTGGATGCCTAAAACTGAAAATTGTGACCTTTGTTCAGTTGAACTGTTTTTTTGTCGTCTTCTCCAGTAACATTAAAACACACTCTTTGAAGTTAATTATTAGCCTTATGTGCATTTTAGACTGTGAAATTGTATTAGATATTCAGGCCTATGAAACAATTTTGCAAAGACATGCTAAttaacagggccagctccagcttttttgctgccccaagtggcgaagggcggggggaggaaacccacgatcagcggcacttcggtggctgcTCTACTGTGCCACTTCAtccttcggtggcaattcggcagcaggtctttccctccaagagggactgagggacctgctgccgaattgccgccaaagacccagcttgctgtgctggtgcctggagccagccctgctaattTAGCATGTCCCCTTCAGAAGGATTtgttccagctctgcccctgatTCAGATTCTTCTGTGTGTTCTCCCAATTTCTGAGGAGTACACCTTTGGGGTCAGTTTTGTCACATACAATGAATTTAAGTGTCTTATTCAGATTATAGTTCTGTTGCTTTGTTTGTTAAGCCGATCTTGGGTCATATCTAGAAACTTCTGCCTACATAGCTAtgttgggtgggaggggagagaagagatgcTGTGCTGGTAATGTGCTGGTATAAGCCCTTGGTGTATGCATGGTAAAACcagcagaactgtgcttttgcttatatatacacctctgccccaatataatgtgacccgatataacacgaatttggatataacatggtaaagcagtgctctggggagcagggctgtgtgctccggcagatcaaagcaagttcaatataatgctgctttacctataacgcggtaagattatttttggctcccgaggacagcattctaTCGGGGCAGAGGTGTCGTTTGTTTTGTTGGGTAGTGGGTTAGTGGCTGGAATAAGTTATAAAGCACAGTTTTTTGCTGATATAAGAGATGTGTGCACCAAGAGGTCATTGCTGGTGTAGTATACCTATATAACTATAATGGCAAAGTGCTTCTTCTGTAGAATTGATCCTAAGCTATCAAGTGTCTTTCTGTTGTGGAAAATGAAATCTACCTTTCCAAGTTACCATTGTCTAAGGAATCGTTgtcctttatttgtttttaaaaaacagataaaCCCCCTGCTTTGACCAGATGTTGACTTACATTTCTCTTTATTCTAGGATATGCTGCACCACCGCCACAGCATAACTATCCCAACATGTACACCATCATTCAACAGCCAGCTACCACCACCTCCGTTGTAGTGGTTGGAGgttgccctgcctgcaggtacagttctcttcagttgtttttcagcttttaaaataaattgcagaTCTCCAGCCTTGAAACCACAGacatctttgttttaaaatcaaaatgaaattagTTGAATATTGATATATAAAGTAATGGTGGGATGCGCTTACTCATCCCATTCAACCATAACACTGGAATGAAACTTTATGTTTGGTTATGACCATAGTCCCTTTTGTCACCTACCATTGCCATAGAAAGGACTCCTACCTACACAATACCCACATTTGGGATCCTAGCCAGCTCTGTTGATTTTTCCCTTCTCTAGGTTGATGAAGAAAACATGGGATTTTTCCTTCCCTTGTACGTACTTTAAGCTATGGCTGAAGTAATGGGCAGTGCTCTCTTGGCAGGGGTGGTTTCTTGTTTGTATTGGTACAATATTGATGATTCTAGGAGTGTGGAAGTCTGCTTGCTGCGGAAGAGTTGGCAGATAAAAAAACATAGGGGGCTTGCAGCAAGGTCTTAACCCAAGATGGAGCATGGGAGTCAGAAAAGATTAATTGCAAGTTCCTTCACTAATTAATAAGACAAAACtctcaatttttttaatattaaaccaCTGTTTCTCACTGAAGAGACGTTATGATGCACTAAAGAAAAGGATAGCGAATACTGGACATATGCCACCATATAAATTATGCTTCCTCTCCTGGactactgtgttcagttctggtcagcCCAGGTCCAAaagaatatgagagagagagagagagcatgttcACAAGAGACAAGATCGGATCATTTCTGAGGTTAATCCTGGGCTTGCTTTATGATACGTCTTCCCACTTGGAACTGTGGTGTGCTGTGCTCCTTCTATTTCCGCTGAAGTGCGTGAGAGTTGTACTTTCAGGATCTTGCCCGGGagcagcagcttgcaggatcgaACCTTTACTCAGAGATCTGTACTTGGGAGATGGACCCACCAGAATAGCAAAGTGGAATCAAGCACTGTTGTGCTAGAGTAATGTTCTAATGAGTCTCAACACAGTAATAAGATGATATGAATGAAGCATCGTATAGCCTTTGTGGAATGGAATTGTACTGTGGGGAATCAGAGCGTGCCTTCTAAGTCTGACCTCTTCCTAGAAAGGTGGATCCAAAAGATGGAGGCTCCTAGAATGCTGTGTAAGGGCTGATGCTGTTGAACTGCATCAGTTTATGCTGAAACTGTAgcagctagataaattcaggctAGATATTAGatgcatatttttaacagtgaaggtaactaaccattggactACTTAGttggggatgtggtggattctccatcacttgaagctGTTAAATCAAGATGGGTGGTCTTTCTAAAAAATGTTCTAACTTAACCAGAAAATAGAGCTTGATAGAATGTCACTTAGTAACTCCTCTATGTCCTTCTCTATATAGGAAGTGAGACAagaatgatcataatggtctcctCTTGCCTTAACACCTGTGAATCTGAAAGGGAATTTAACTTGAAAATAGTGAATCTTCTGCACTAGACTAaacatttctctttctgttagTAACTCCCTCAGCATGGTATGGAGGATTCCTTGGAAGCTTCAGATCTGAAAATGGAACCTCTAGTGCAAAATCCCTTTCTAGGCAGTGAAACTTGCTTGAACACCATCCTTGTGCTGAGCATTGCTCAGGCTTTTGGAAGTGTTCACTGTTTGGTCCAGACGTGTAGTGTGCTGGGTGGTGGTGCTGATTTGATAAGATGAAGACTGAGCCTTGCAGAAATCAGTGTTAAATCTTTGCTTAAATAGAGTCCCTCTTCTAAAGTGCCTACATGCCTCTCTAATGGACACATCTGATGCTCCACATGCTTCTTTTCCACTGTCTGATTATTCTCTACAGAGGATAGGAGCAAGAAATTTTAGCTTAGTCTCCTCTATGAGATAGGatcctgagaatccctttccCGCTAGATTAAAATCTACTCCTTCTGCCTTAACTCCTAAGGCTCTGTTTCAGCCTACAAAAAAGGACTGCGTTGGGAGGGAGAATATGTTTACTCAAAGATACAATGATTACTCTACAGGGCCCTTTTTAGCTTCTATAAGATGCATACTCAGTTGTAGGAAGTGAACCCTTGGGACCAGTAGCCATATCCACAGATAGGCTGATGATACCAAATCAGCACCTTGCTAGCCTTTTTTAATGAAGTGCTTGAACTGCTATAGTGCACCTGGCATCAGAAGTGGTAAAAGCTGTGTAAATGTGTGAATGGGCAATAGAATACAAAAACTTGAATACTCCTGCTTTGACTAGCTGTGGGATTGATAGTCTTATATTGGGATCTCTCCTCAGAAAAGAGACTGGGGTTGTGTGCAGGGAGAAGGAATGGAAGCTCAATCCATTCTGGGAAGCATGGGGTATCAAGGAACTGCGACCATGAGACATAAGGGTTGCTGTCTTGTCTGAATCATCTATGCCTCTAGCTAACTTGACTTTTCAAGGAGTGTGCAGCGATGTTATTCCTAGGCCTGAAAATTTTTTTGCAGAGATGTTGTCTAAGCCagttctcaacttttccagactactgtaccccttgccaggaggctgatttgtcttgcgtaccccaaatttcacctcacttaaactactagCTTACAAAACAAGAccaaaaaatacagaagtgtcacagcatgcgtgctttctcatttttaccatataattataaaattcacacacacacacacacac
This sequence is a window from Gopherus evgoodei ecotype Sinaloan lineage chromosome 10, rGopEvg1_v1.p, whole genome shotgun sequence. Protein-coding genes within it:
- the BRI3 gene encoding brain protein I3, whose amino-acid sequence is MDNKPLLQERPPAYTPASQGGDYGQSNYGAIPPPQPGFQPPPPYPYPSAAAAAAPAGYAAPPPQHNYPNMYTIIQQPATTTSVVVVGGCPACRVGVLEDTFTCLGVLCAIVFFPIGILFCLALRQRRCPNCGATFG